The Neurospora crassa OR74A linkage group V, whole genome shotgun sequence sequence AACCAAAGTCCAAGAAGAATCTTTCGGTTCGGTGCTAACAGGACTTAGGATATCTTGTCCCCGACAAGAATTCTTGAATGTTGTCCAGGTAATATCGACATCCCTCGTACATAGTGACTTTCTACACCCTTCGCACAATTTCACATTTATGGATAGCTAAAAGTATTTTGATTGTAATGTAAACTGAAAATTAACGGTCTCATTACTTCCCATCTCCCTACAACACATCTCAGACCACAACCATCCACCGCCTAGCCTACCTACTTTCCAGCCTTCGCAAGattccctacctacctactctcaACCCTTACTTGTTTCTTACCCACACCCTTCTGAACCGATCAAACACCCAAATTCGATTATCTCTACATGACTTGCACGGGATGGACGCAGAGTTACGCCGCGGAAGAAGACCATGTGGTGCCGCACCCGGCGGGGATATGCGGGCGTTGGAAGTGTGGGAGGTCGAGGTGGGGATTTGGCTGCTTGTGGTGCTGCTTCTGGTGAGGGTGTGTCCGCAAAGGAAAGTGATGGTGACTTGACGAATGGGGATGGCGTTTGGGATGGCGTTGGTGGACATTTTTGTAGACTTGTAGTTGGAGATACGGGTGTAGCTGAAGATTGAGAAGGACTGCAAAGATTAACAGATAGTAGAGTAGGAGTGGGAAGGGGGGAATCCTTAAGGCTTTGTACACGAGTTCGTGGGAATAAATGTTTGTGTGGCGGATGGAGAAAAAGGCGTATGATGCATTGTCGACTGTAGACACTGGAGTGATTAGCGGTATTCTCACCACACAAAGAATCTCAAGTGTTGGTAGGACATAGGATTGTAATAATGTTGATTCTAGAGAGTAAACTTGAGTTCTGGGCTTGAGCTCATCGTAGGAGTTTAACTGTACTATGAGCCATAGAATTCAAGAGGTCTAGCCACTTTAACTTTCTTTACCTTTCCAGTGCTTCGTTATTAAGAGGGCTTCATCTGTGACGCATACGCCGTTGCTGAGGGATTGTTCATCTCTTAATTAGGACTGGTCAGAGCACCTTTAGCTGCCCTGAGATACCCTGTTTCCAACGAGTTCCAACCCATTTCCCCAAATCTCCTATCAACATAGTTTGCTGGGGGCACAGAACATGGACAATCGTGATATACGTCATATCTCCGTGCTGTGAGAGCAGCATGACCGAACGACCTTTAGCCAGCTGAAGCGTTTAGCTAATAGTAAAGTTGAGATGGAATATGAAGCCTGGAAGGCTCGAAACACAGCACTGTACCTCTACGTGGCAAGTTTGGGCCGTACCTAGAACCAATTGTCCAGGTCTGAGGCAGTGAACAAACGATTGTAGCGGCCTAGACTCTTGACCGCAGAACTCcaagggtacctctacctatttatctctacctctagtcacCTGTAGTTGTAGGCACGGATAATAAGGAGGGCGAAGTTGGAAGTCCGTGGCCTAGCTGCCCAAGgcaaggtagaggtaccgagAGGTATTCACTGAGGTGGGCTTCCTATTCAGCGGCATTTTCTTGCCGGTACTTTTACTTTGGCTGCCCGGCGGTTCTTTATTTTCCTCTTCCGTTTGTACGCGAGGATCAAGAACTTTTAGAACACGCGTCTTCACCTTCAACAAACGATCATTACAACCACACTCACACACAAGCCCCTCAACTGAATTCGTACTTGCAGGACGTAGAATTCTTGCGCTCGTTTCTCCTGGTCACCTACCTCGCACCAGTAACAACTTCTTCACACGCATTTGGTCTGTCTGCAAGCGACATCAACAACGATTCAGTCTCCTCGTCCGCGAAAAAGAATCAGCCGCAACACTGAAATATCAGTAATCACTGCCCGGCCTGGCACTGACCAGAACATCGTCGACCACTCGCTGGTCATCTGTCTGAGGCGTAATCTCCATAGGTATACAACTTCATAGAGGTATACTTCCACACGCCCCCATATCTCTacatctacctctactgaccACTAGTCCTCTAGTCACCTCTGACCAGCCACTCTGGTTACCTCAACTTTAGACCTTGAACCTCAACTTCTGCCATCTCGGTCACCACTCACCCAAACCTCACAGCCTCAACTCCTTAACCTACAACCCCCTCAGCCCCAATCCACCGCCAAAAATGTCTTGGGGCCCCAACGCCAGAaaccccaacaacctcaTGCCCAGGGGAGCCCGTGACTATGACCCCATTGGTCCCCTCCACTTCGTCTGCGGCCACCTCTGCGCAGTCGGCACGCAGCTTTTCACCAAGCCCGGCGACAAAGAtaagggcgaggaggacatgTTAATCCTACCTCCTCGTGAGTACTTGGTGGAGGTAGCCTGGCCGTGTTCGGAGTGTAAGGATTCTCGGGCTTGGGTTTGGGAGAAGGGAGAtgaggtgaagaagggggagtATGTTAGAAACGAGGACTTGATGCCTGTTGTTGGTAACTCTACCAAGGCTCCTGTTGTCGGTGCTGGGGCTGCTCCTAATTCGAACGCTGTGGCTTCCGTTGCTCAGAAGgttgagaaggaaaaggaggaggcgaaggagaaggagaaggagaagggaaatGAGGAAAAGCACATGCAGCTTGCGAAAGAGATTGAGCGGCTTGAAGAGGATAAGACTTGGCTTGAGAAGCAGCTTGAGAAGCTTTTGTTGTTGCCCTAGTTGAGGGATCCTCGCTATGCTGCTCATATACCCAGaggtactacctacctacctagaggtacctttctCGAGGTATAGAGAGTAGCAAGGAGAGCTGCGGTAGAAGATCTCAATCAACGCGTGCGTTGTCCTTGCGATCAAGTTTGCGTGTGGGATGGTTCTTTGGAAGGAGATATTGGCGGTGTCGCTCACAGTCATGCGTGAATCTTAATAACAGAAGATGACGAGATTGAAAGAGAATTTGAAAGCAGTTATCATGGTCCAGAAGCTGAACAAAAAAGCTGACTCCAATTTGCCCCTCGAAAAGTGCGGTGATTACCTCGTAGTAGAACATGCGCGATGGTGGGTGACGACTGGGACAGTATTTAGCACCTTCTTTCTCCCGCCTTTGATCTTTCCCACCTTGCGCTTTCTCCCTCCTACtaccttttccttccttatcATCTCCTGCACCCTTTCTTTCTCATCTTTCTTTTACAAAATCCACAGGATTGCTTTTCTCATCTACTGCACGATCGAAAGCATTCCTTCGGTTAGCTCATCGCTGTTAAAGCAACACTTTCAGCACCCGTCACTCCACCAACAGTCAGAGATGGAACTGCTTATTTTAACGGATATTATCACATTTCAATCATCCCCTAGCCTTCCATTTCTTCTAGGCAACAAAACACGTCGACCCAGCTCTCTCGACTcttgatacctacctctacactccAGCCTCGGTTCATACTTTACTGTTggtactacctaggtagtaaaGGGCGCCGCTACTCCGATTCCTCCTTTAccctcacctcctccttcacctcctccgtCACCTCCTCTTTAGAGACCCCCTCTTTCACCCTCTCCAGCACCATCGTCAAATCCTGATCCAAGATTTCCTTCGTCTCTTCCATCATATCGTGCATCTCCCTCAGCAATACCCGATTCACTTCAGCATAAGTAATCCTCCATGCCTCCCTcttcacttcctcctccgtcatGTCCTGATacgtttttcttttcatcagGTCCCTGAGTTCCTTTTCTAATATGACCTGCACGTCGCCTCGTATATCCTCTTTGATGTCGTTGTTTGCTTCCGCCCCCCCGGAATTTACATGAGGCCGTCTTCGTTCTGCACGATTTCTCTCCCTCAACTCCTGCTTTAGTCTTCGTCGTAAACTAGCCTCAAGGGTACCGCTAGGAGTGCGTGCCAGTGCCGGTCCTGGTAGCAGTTCTGATATCCGTACTCGCTCTGGCATTCTATAACCCTTGCCCGTCACGGATTCTGGTgcctctagaggtactcgCAACGAGGGGTCAGAATCGGGTCCCACTATATTGTCATTCCCATCCCGCCGGACCCAATGATGAACCGGTCCACCTGGTGTACCATCCCGCTCGGGTTCATACACGTAAGTTCCCTGACGGATGCACTGCTCGCAAGGAAAGGGTATAAAAGTGTCGGGACGATAGATGTATGAATACACAGGCCGGCAGTCAACGAATGGACATACGTTGGCATGAGGAGTTGGCTCGGGATAGTAGTGATAGTGACCGCATTCGAAGGTGATGTCGCCTTCAAGCATTATGAGGCACATGATAGCGGTTGTTGGGGGGTGGAGCGTTGAGGACTGGGTTGTAAGGGCGTTCGGCGGATTGTTTTGGGGGTCTGAAGAGTGCGGTTGTCAGGTTATCTGGCAGTCCTGGAGCGCCCAATGGACCCATGAACTGATAGATTTTGAGACGTGGAGACCAGTTCGCACTTGGATGACCTCAGGAGGTATGGCGATAGTGGGATGATCGTATGGATCACATTACAGCTATATACCTCTAGACGTGCACGAGACATTAACACCTGATTTACAACGAAAACTGTTCTTCTCTTTGAGGACAGTCCAGACACTACGTTACAATGATCCATTATCTTTCTACAAGCAGGGGCATGTTACAAATGGACGTTGAGACGCTCGGTTAGGAAGGAATTCTTAAAGCTGCACGTTGTAAACTCTTCAACGTAAATGCGCTAGACATCCAGAACCGTCTACAAAAGTCCAAGACCAGAACAACCTGAAGACGTCTAGTGAGACCCCGAGAAGATACCTACGATGTGAACTTCAAGCACGAAATCCCAACCAACATGATGCAACATCTCACTAAAAAGAACAAACACTTGGAAAGTGGAACTTTCGGGAAGCGAATTTTAGTCGATTCGAAACCTACGAACAatattacctacctctatgtagaggtagagtaTCCAACGCACGCAAAGACTGGGTTGCCGACACAACACTTTTTAAAAAACGCAGCTCTGCCTCAAAACAGATAAAGGGACAGAATCTAAAGCGTTTAGCACCAATGCAAACAACAACCCTGCCATGTCTCACTTCCACGTTATCTGATTTCATTCACAATTCCAGCTCGTGGAAACAGACATCCACCGCAAAAATGACGGAGTCTTGCATCCACGTGGTGTCCCAAAACACATGGTTTCTTTGTTCCGTGTCTTACCTTTGGAATGAGCTGTCACCTAGAATCATTCTAGAAGCCTTGTCTGTTTGAGTTGTTATATCTCGTGCTTGGCGTTGAAGGCTTTCTTTCATTCAGGTCACGCAGAGTTCCAgtcgtacctaggtacctaagaaGAACCATCAATGGTCTGGAAACGACCAACATGCATGCCCGGTCATTGTTGACCGGAGACCCCGGAGACCCGTGTTTGAAATGGAACATGCACATGGACCCTTTCCCGGCTTGAGTCCCGGAAGTCCGCGGGTTTACCTCGCCAAAAGGAATCTTTATAAGAATCCCCCGGTGTCTTTCGTTCCGTCAATGGTTTCTTCCATTCGGTGTTCCAGTCCAGTTCAGTGCGattcctttctctccttgttGGCGGCGTTCTTTTCCTTAACcttttttgttctttccatctttttgAGGCTTTGACTTTGCCTGTCTTCTCTTAACGGACACTATTTAATACCACAACCGCCGGTCGGTTTATTCCTTCGTCTTGCTCAACCGAAGCACCATACACCAAAGCAACATTGTTAGGTATCCACGAccacactacctctacaaccCAGTCGTCAACAAAATGCAAACTGCCAAGACTATGTCTATTATCATCTGCCGCAACGAAAAGCGCGGCGCATACGAGAAACCACCAGGCCCGAAGCCTGTTGGTCCTAGCAAGCCTTGAGGCATGGAGATGATACGATGATTTCGATTAGATCACGGTCATGTAAGTACCAGTTGCTCCTCATCTAAAACGGATTTCACTGACGCAAGGAAGTCAGTCTTCGTGCCATCTTTACATCGACTTTTCTTTCCGGAGTCACTCACTTGGGTCACGTTGTGGTTGCGGGCAATCACACATCACATACTCTCATTTCTGGTTGACGGGACTACTTTGAATACAACAATTCACGACATAGCATATAGACTTGGACATGCATTATAGACATAGAGGCTGGCAGGCGTACACTGACTGGCATTGATCAAAACTTCATCTCTTTTCTCTCAACTCAGGTACATCAATCACCCAGTCTTCAACCCCCATCTCTTCTCTACCTCTTCCATGACTGGAACACTCAAAACTTCAACCCCATCCCCCTAAAAGCCTTGACACTCCCCTCAAAcacctctctcctcttcGCATCCACCTCCTTCCACCCCCTCTGCTGATCCACCCagacctcctccctctcttcaTTCTGCAGCTCCCCCCACGTGAAATCCGCAAACTCATTCAGTTCCATTCCAATATCGCCCAGTCCCATCTCCACCAAGTCCGGCTGAATCGTGTGCAACTCCGTCTTGACCGCGGGGGGCATGATTTCCACCACCTTGATGTGCTTGGTGTGCTCTGCCTCTGGGCCGGTAAGTTGTGCGCGCAGGGACCACACAAGCGAGTGGGCGGCGGCTTTGGAGGCAGAGTAGTTGGCGCAGCGCGGGAGGGGGATTACCGAAAGACCGGAggtgacgacgatgatggaggTGGGGTTGGGGGCGAGGGAGATCAAGTGTGGCATGAAGAGGGCGATCATGTTCAGGGGAGAAAGATAGTTGGTGGTGAGTTCGGTGGTGTGGGCGGCGAGGTCGATGGCGGTGGGGTTGGTGAACAAGAGGGTCTTTTGCAGGCCGgcgttgaggaggatggagtcCAGGGTGGGGTAGGTGGTTGTGATGCTGGTAGATGTTAGTAGGGGGATaagaggggagggaaggaatgggaatgggaacaTACTGCTTGACCCAGTTGGGAAGGGCGGAAAGGTCAGAAATGTCAAAGGGCTCAGCGGCCACCTTGTCGGAACCGTGCTGCTTGACGAGAGCGTCGAGACGGTCCTTGCGGCGGCCGACGGCGATGACAAAGACACCGCTGTTGATCATGCGCTCGGCGAGCGCGAGGCCGATGCCGGAGGTGGCGCCGGTGATGAGGACGGTCTTGTAGGGGAAAGGCATGGTGAAGTGATTCTTGATGAAGTGATGGTTGATGATATGAGTTGAGCTTGACAGAACGAGTTGGCGAAGACGTTGGGTAATATATAATCTAGAACAATGGCGGCTGGATTAATGTAATGGTATTAACTCCTAAGTCCGAAACTGTGGAGTCAGTCTGCTTCGGCAGTGCAGCATCAGGTAGGGGTCTGTTTACCTTCCATGTGGGGCTGCATCGCCGGCATGACATGACCTCACGACTTCTTGATGATTCCATGTGCGTGAGAATATATAATCAACAGAATCATTATGAAGCAAAAATGCTACACTGCCACTTGAAGGATCATGCGTCGGCCGAGGAGTATCGTAGTTTCCCTGTGATGTTGCAATTTTGAGGTTGCGAGAATGAACAATAATGTCGTTGCCTGGACGACCAGCTCGTTCATGCACGGGGTAAACTTTACGCCGAAGATATGGAGTGGGCGTTACTCCAAGTGCACCACCCTTTTCACCGGCTTCACCTTTTCAAACTCAACATCACTCTGCACCGTCACGAACGTTCTCCTCTCTGCCACTTCTCCCCTTCCGTCCTGGCTTATAACCCAATCCAGTACAATCATGTACACTGTGTCCTTGACAAACTTTTCGTCTTGTGTGTGCCTCAATCTCTCCACGACTAGACACTCATACTCCCCAGTCTTTAGCGTATATGGATGAGGAAAGTTTCTCTCCGACACGATGCCGAATGGTTGCTCATCTTCATTCTCCGGCTTCGTGAGGAACGCCTCGCTAAACGGCTCCGTGCGGATGTAGAAGTTGCAAACGTAGCCGTTGACGGTCAGTTTTTTGCCTTCGCAGCCAACAAACTCCGGAACCATTTCACTCTTCACGtccctccctcttcgccCTTTACCAGCTTTCACGAGCGAGCCATCTAGCAAAGAGGTCTGATCGAACGTGACGTGCCCCTCCCAGCCACACCAACTCCACGACGGGAAGCCTTCTCGCCTTTGAGGGCGGGCAATATCCCACGGCGGGGAGTCCTTGTGTAGCCTTTCGGGCTTGGGAAACGACCAATCATGGGACCAGCCCAAGGTAAGAGGAAATCGGCGCAGGGGAAGGCCCCACTCGAACCCGCAAGGGAAGAGATGACGCTGCAAAGCGGAGAGCAAACCGAGACAGGCGTTGAGGGAGTCTGAGGGCCAGGACATCTGACGGCTGGTGTAGTCTATGATGAGGCCGGTGTAGAGGAGGATGCGCTGAGGGTCTGTTACGGAGATCTAATGGATCCATCTGTTAGCGGAGAAGCAGCATAAGGGAATGGCGGAGGGAGAACTAACGTCGGTATCAGTAAGGTTAAACCCATTCATCAACTGCCTGAAGGAATCCATAGGCCGGTCCGATAGATGCCCGTAACAGCTGGGATCACAGGCATCTGGTGCTCCAAAGCGCTGGCAGGAGATGCCGAGCTGTTTGtcagagaagaagagagaccGCTTGGACAGCATGCCTTCCTGAAAGGTCCAGGCCCGAGTGTCCCATGCAGAAGCGGCCATTTCGTCCTCAACGACAGCGGGGATGGTGAAGAGCTTGCGGCCGTTGATGGTCTCATGAAGCTGCATCTCCCGTTTGCGGGAGACTCCGCAGAGGCCAGCGTTGGAGTTCTGGCCAGAGAGGGCGACGAGGGTTACGGCGGCGCATTGGTAGATGAGATCCATCATGGCAAGTTGCTGGGTCTTTTCGGCTTTCTCTTCGACGGTCAACGTATCCCACGGTTTCTGGTTGATGCAGAGGGCATCGACCTAGAGGGATCGTCAGTTGAATCTCTCGCTGCGGCTCACTTCTGCAAAGGTACTCACCCAGAGATACCGCTTCCCAAGCTTCTTGGTGACAGTGATGGAATCCTCAATAGTCTGCGGCAGAGTCTTCTTGTCCAAGGCCCCTTCCTCCGGCATGATTCCACCCCAGGTATAGCTAAGAGCGACATACTCACATCCTTCTGGGTAGGGAACCACCTTGCGCTCAACAACATCGATCATCTTTGTGGTGAACAATTCCTTGGGCTTTGTAGAGATGCAGTATTCCTTGTGGTTCTCCCAGCAAACATCGAGACCATTCTTCGCAAACCCAAAGTCAACATACGGCTCAACCAATCGCCCGTTGTACTGTCGCCGATTAGGGAAAGCGTCTTCCGCGGCCAAGCATATAGCAGGGCCCGTCATTTCAGAGCTTTGCACACCTGGTTCCTTGTCTGAGAAGAGCAAAGGAACTCGGAGGTCGTCGATCATGTGGCTGAAATGGCGCAGACCCAAGAAGATGGCACTTTCGGCCCTTGTCTTTTCAGGAAGGTACTGCCAGCCGGCATGTCGGACATAGGCACGATAGGGAGTGAGTCTCATGCCTTTGATGTCGGGACGTAAGCCCTCAGTGGGCATGATGCGGTAGATGAGCCGGCAGAAGGGGCACGATGCCCGCAAGGTGAGCGATCCGAGTTCACCGAGGTCGAGCTCATAGGGCTTGAGGCGGACGAAGTAATCCCTGAATTTGTCACTGTCTTCGGGAATGAGGCCCGAGGGGAGTGGCTCCGAGAGCTCGAAGACCTTGAGGGGGTTGTAGTCGGCGCATCGTTTGCAGAGCGAGCTGGGCTTATCTTGGAGTTGCTTGAGAAGCTTTTCATCATCGGTAGAGAGCGGGCAAAGTTGGTTGAACTGCTCCTCTGGTCCGAAGTGGCCCGACTCTTTTGCTGAATCTCGGGACTTCTGCTTGGGACACGGCGTTGAGGCAGGCTCAAGCTCTCGGCAAAAGATGCAGAGTCTGAAGTCGGGAGAGGCCATTTTGAGGTTAGTTGAGTTGAATGAGCAATAACAATGAAGATGGGTGCAGGCTTACCAGTCCTTATGTCCCGGCCAGGCAGAAAAGGCTCTGGAGACCGTACTTCAGCTGTGTCCTTGAGCTGACC is a genomic window containing:
- a CDS encoding short-chain dehydrogenase/oxidoreductase gives rise to the protein MPFPYKTVLITGATSGIGLALAERMINSGVFVIAVGRRKDRLDALVKQHGSDKVAAEPFDISDLSALPNWVKHITTTYPTLDSILLNAGLQKTLLFTNPTAIDLAAHTTELTTNYLSPLNMIALFMPHLISLAPNPTSIIVVTSGLSVIPLPRCANYSASKAAAHSLVWSLRAQLTGPEAEHTKHIKVVEIMPPAVKTELHTIQPDLVEMGLGDIGMELNEFADFTWGELQNEEREEVWVDQQRGWKEVDAKRREVFEGSVKAFRGMGLKF